The genome window TCCCAGGTGCCATTGCCGACATGACGGGCGACTTCGTGCTGAAGTTTAGGATCGGAATCGACGAGTTGACGGAATTTCAGCACATTCTTTTGTGCACCATGCGAACGGGTCATATCAGTCTCCTCCACCAGGCTCTTGCTCGAAAGCGCCAATCCTTGGACGCCACCGCGCTTTAAAGACCATGTTCCCACTCGGTCGGAAATTGATGCCATGTCCAGACGCCCCCAACCGGTTGTCTGACCGTCCAAAAATCCGCAAACTCCGCCCCATAAAGGGCAATCATTTCACTGCTTCCCTTATCTGGTGCGGAGCATCTGCAGCCGAAACCAATTTTGTCTCGCTCCGGCCATTGCCGGCAATGACGGAACAAAATCCAATGACCAAACTTGGAAGGGCTTGAAAGCGTTGGCTGACCGCCAGCCGCACAAAAAAGCTTGGCGGCCCCGGCAGGACTCGAACCTGCAACCATCCGCTTAGAAGGCGGGTGCTCTATCCAGTTGAGCTACGGGGCCGGATACCGCGGCAGGAGCTCTTAGTCTCGGCCCCGCGGTTGGTCAACGGTCAATGGGTCCAGGGACGCTTGCGGCCATTCGAGAAGTTGTCCGCATAGGCCTTCGGCTTGATGCGGCGGTCCTTCGGCTTCTCGACGGTATAGGCGTAGCCGTGCTTTTCGGCATAGGCGATTGCCTCTTCGGCGGTATCGAAGCTCAGACGCACCTGCTTGCGCGTATCCGCGGAGCCAACCCATCCCATCAATGCGTCCGGACGCCCTGGATCGGCAGGTTCGAATTCCAGAATCCAATCCCGGGTCTTGCCGCGCCCGGATTGCATAGCGGTTTTCGCCGGTTTGAAGATCCTGACTTCCATTGTCCCCTCCCTAGCGAGGCCGTTTTCCGTGTCGGATGGGGTCATACCACGCTTCGACTGGAACATTCCAGCCCGCAGCACAGTTCAAATTCACCTTAATAACCGGCGTGACGTTATCGAGGGTCATCCCCCTGGCCGCCCCCGTCTCGGATCATTTTGTGGTTCTCGACAACGCAACTGGACCGAAGGGGTACGGATGATTAAAAATTCAGAAAGCGTCTTTTCGCCCCCAATGGCACAAGCACGGTCTGTCCGAATGGTTGATATGCTTCAGAAATCGAAATGCCGCGTCCTGGTCGTCGATGACAACGCGCCGGTGAGAATGCTGCTTCGCGAGCTGCTGCGGAACGAAGGCGTTGCGTCCATTTCGGAGGCGGAGAATGGCGTTGAAGCCCTCGCCCATCTGGAGGCACGGCCTTTCGACATCGTGTTCGCCGATCTGGAAATGCCGACGATGGGCGGCATGGAGCTCATGCGAACCGTCCGGGAAGAAAAGATTATCTATAACAGCCAGATACCTTTCGTCTTCGTCACGGCGCATGCCAATCCGGACCTTGTCGCCATGGCACGTAGCCTGGGCGTCGCCGGGTATCTGGTGAAGCCGATCTCGTCGGGACAACTCCGTGCCAAACTGGACCAGGCCCTGCGCATTGCGCAGAAGCTTATGGATCAGGATGCCCGGCCGTCGAAGGCCGCCGATACCTGGGATCTGAAATAGTTCGGCCGACGGTGACCGATTCCGGGTCACCCCAGTTTCCATTCTTTCGTAAGGGTGCAGAGCCCCGGAACGGCGGCGGTCCACCGGGTGGGATTGTATCGCCCCCCGTAATTCTCCCCAGCAGCCTCCATGAACAGGGGGCGTTACCGCGTCGGCATTTGCCCTGGTGCGTGCATTCAGCACAGGTCCGTTCGATCCCCTGCCCGCTTACGGCGAAATCAATCGTCTTCCACATTGACATGAATATTGATTCATGTTTCATAATTTGCCCAGAACATACAAACAGGGAGGACTATCCAGATGAAGAGAACGTTCATGGTGGGGCTGGCCGCTTCGATAAGCGCCATGCTGGCGACGACGGCACTCGCCGAAATCCGAATTGCGCATGTCTATGGCAAGACCGGGGCCCTGGAGGCCTATGCCGCACAGTCACACCAGGGTTTGATGCTTGGGCTTGAATACGCAACGGGCGGCACGATGGAAATCAACGGCGAGCCGATCGTCGTCATCGAAAAGGACACCCAGGTGAAACCGGACCTCGGCAAGGCAATGCTGGCGGAGGCATTCGGTGACGATGACGCTCATATAGCCGTCGGGCCTGTGTCCTCCGGCGTCGCACTGGCGATGCTGCCGGTCGCTGAAGAATACGAGCGCATCCTGATCGTGGAACCGGCCGTGGCCGACTCGATCACCGGCGAAAACTGGAACCGTTTCATCTTCCGGACCGGGCGCAACTCGTCACAGGATGCCATCGCGAATGCCGTGGCACTGGGCGGCGAAGGGGTGACCGTTGCCACACTGGCGCAGGATTACGCGTTCGGCCGGGACGGTGTCGCCGCCTTCAAGGAAGCCCTCGAAGCAACGGGGGCGACCCTGGCGCATGAAGAATATGTACCGACAGACACGACTGATTTCACCGCCGCGGCCGAACGCATCTTTCAGGCCATGGCCGACATCGAGGGGGAAAAGAAGCTCTTCATCATCTGGGCCGGTGGCGGCAATCCGATGGGCAAGCTCAACGCCATGGATCCGTCCCGTTTCGGCATCGAAATCGCGTCCGGCGGCAACATTCTGGCGGCCCTGACGGCCTACAAGGAACTGCCCGGCATGGAAGGCGCCACCTACTACTATTACGAAATCCCCAAGAACCCGGTGAATGACTGGCTTGTGGAGCAGCATCTCGATCGGTTCGGCACGCCCCCGGACTTCTTCACCGCGGGCGGAATGGCGGCTGGAATTGCCGTCGTGGAAGCGATCCGCAAGGCAGGTGGCGCAGAAGATACCGAAGCGCTGATTGCGGCCATGGAAGGCATGGAATGGGATACCCCGAAGGGCACCATGCGGTTCCGTAAGGAAGATCACCAGGCCATGCAGACCATGTACCACTTCCGGACCGAAATTCAGGACGGAAAGGACTATGGTGTTCCGGTTCTGGTGCGTGAAATCGGTATGGACGAAATGGACATTCCGATCCGCAACTGATCTGCACGGGCGGGCACCGTATCGGCGCCTGCCCCTGCTCCGCCCTTGCCGCTGTCACAGCCCTTCCCGTCGAAAGTGTGACTTCATGACCCGGACACTCCTGGAAACCGACGGCCTGACCGTGCGCTTTGGTGGTCACGTCGCTGTCGATGCGGTGACCTGTTCCTTTCACGCCGGCGAACTGACCGCGATCGTGGGGCCGAACGGGGCCGGCAAGACGACATATTTCAATCTGATTTCCGGACAGATCCCGGCGTCGGCCGGGACGGTAAAACTCATGGGATCCGACATCACCCGGGACGGTGTATCGGAGAGATGCCGCAAGGGACTTGGCCGCGCCTTTCAACTGACCAACCTGTTCCCCAACCTGACCGTGCTGGAAAACGTCCGCCTCGTGATCCAGGCACGGGCAAACAAGGGATTCAGCCTACTGTCGATGGCCGACAGCCATTCGAAACTGACTGCCGACGCGATGGCAATCCTGGAGCGTGTCCGCCTGGACCGCCTGAAGGGACAGACCGTCCGCGAACTGAGCCACGGCAATCAGCGAAAGCTGGAAGTGGCGCTGCTGATCGCCTTGGATCCAATGGTCTATATGTTCGACGAACCGACCGCCGGCATGAGCGTCGACGAAGCGCCGGTTGTGCTCGATCTGATCGCTGAGCTCAAGAAGGACAGCGACCGCACAATTCTGCTGGTCGAACACAAGATGGATGTCATCCGGTCGCTCGCGGACCGGATCATTGTGCTGCATAACGGTGCCCTGGCGGCGGACGGGCCGCCCGGCGAGGTCATGGCGTCCGACATCGTTCAGGAGGCCTATATGGGACGGGATCTGGAAGATGTCTGAACCGGTGCTCACCCTGACAGGCGTTCATACCGACATCGCCCAGTATCATATTCTCAACGGTGTCGATCTGGCCGTGCCAAGGGGCGGCGTCACCATGCTGCTCGGCCGGAACGGGGTCGGAAAGACAACGACACTTCGAACGATTATCGGCCACTGGCAGACGAAGGCCGGCAGCATCACCTTCGACGGCACGGACATTACCGGTCAGACCGTACCGGCCAGGGCCCGCGCCGGAATCGGCTTCGTGCCGGAGGATATGGGAATCTTCTCCGATTTGACGGTAGAGGAGAACATGATCCTTGCGGCGGTTTCGGGCCCACTGGACCCTGCCCGCCGCGACTGGCTGTTCTCCGTCTTTCCCCCGCTTCGAACGTTCTGGGAATCGCCGGCAGGGACATTGTCCGGCGGTCAGAAGCAGATGCTCTCGATCGCCAGAGCGATGGCGGAAGAACGGGTCCTTTATCTGATCGACGAACCCACTAAGGGACTTGCCCCGGCCATTGTCTCCACCATGGCCGGCGCCCTGCGCAAACTGAAGGCGCAGGGGGCGACCATCCTGCTGGTCGAGCAGAACTTCGCTGTAGCCAGAGCCCTGGGCGATACAGCCGCGGTAATGGATGACGGTCGCATCGTTTGGGCCGGCCCCATGGCGCAACTGGCGGAAGACGCCGCGTTGCAGGAACGCCTGATGGGCCTCAGCATGGAAGCGCATTGAGATGACCACAGCACCGGACCACACACCGACTTTCGCTGCCGAGACACTTGCGGAGCGCCTTGCCCGATTGGCTCCGTATCTCCTGATCCCTGCCCTCGTGCTGATCGGCTTCATCGCAATCGGGGCACCGTCTTCATGGTTGACCCTGACGGTATCGGGTCTCGCCATGGGGATGATGATCTTCATCATGGCCTCCGGGCTGACCCTCGTGTTCGGGTTGATGGATGTCATCAACTTCGGTCACGGCGCATTCATCTCGGTCGGCGCCTTTGTCGGAGTTTCCGTCCTGCTGGCGATGGGGGACTGGACCGGGGCCTCGTCCCTACTGCTCAATGTTTCAGCCGTGTTCTTGGCCGTCATGGCCGCCATGGCGGTCACCGGGTTGATGGGCTGGGGTTTCGAGCGGATCATCGTACGGCCGGTCTATGGGGCCCATCTGAAGCAGATCCTGGTTACCGTCGGCGGACTGGTGGTGATCGAGCAGTTGATCCATGTCGTCTGGGGACCGGATGAAATCTACCTGACCCGCCCGGAGACCCTGAAGGGGGCTTTTACCTTTGCCGGTGCCGCGGTCGAAAAGTACCGGTTGCTCGCCGTCGTACTCGGTATCGCCCTGTTCCTGGTCATGCGCCTTGTTCTGAAGCGCACGAAGATCGGGCTGATTGTCCGGGCCGGTGTCGAAAACGGCGAAATGGTGCAGGCGCTGGGCTACCGGCTGCGCATGGTTTTCATCGGTGTCTTCGTGGCCGGATCCGCCCTGGCAGGACTGGGCGGTGTCATGTGGGGGCTCTATCAGGAAGTCATCACCGCCGGAATGGGCGAGGAGATGATGATCCTTGTCTTCATCGTGGTCATCATCGGCGGCCTCGGTTCGGTCGAAGGGGCCTTCCTTGGTGCGCTGCTGGTCGGGCTCTTGCAGAACTACGTCGCCTTCCTCGAACCAAAACTGGCGCTGGTATCCAATATCGGACTGATGACAGCAATCCTCATGTGGCGGCCGCAAGGCATGCTGCCCATCGTGAAGGCGAAGTAGCATGATCTCGACACTCCTGTCCCGCGACCTGCCCCACTCGACGATCCTGACCGTACTGCTTGTCACGATCCTGGTCTGCCTGGCGGCTGCCCCCTTCCTGTTCCCGGGGGTCCGCTCGCTGGAGACGGCCGCCCGGATCTGCATCTTCATCGTCCTGGTCGCCAGCTACGACCTGTTGCTCGGATACGGCGGCATTGTCAGCTTCGCCCATACCATGTTTTTCGGGTTGGGCGCCTATGGCGTGGCCCTCGCCTCGACGCATCTTGGTCGGGGCTATGACGCCCTGCTCATCGGCGCCCTGCTCGGCGCCCTCGGCGCGGCGTTGCTGGCCTTGCTGATCGGGCTGTTCTCGCTGCGCGTCCGGGCGATCTTCTTTGCCATGATCACCCTGGCCGTCGCTTCGGCCGTCGCGGTGCTGGTTTCGCAGTTTTCCGGGATTACCGGCGGAGAGGACGGGTTGAACTACTCCATTCCGCGCGAACTGACACCTGCCTTCCGGCTGGGTGAGGTCTTTGGGGTCAAGATCAACGGAAAGCTTCTGAACTACTATCTGATCTTCTTCGCTTCGCTTGCGCTTTTCCTGATCCTTCTCCGTCTCGTCAACTCACCCTTCGGACGCGTCCTGCAGGCAATCCGGGAAAATGATTTCCGGGCCGAGGCAATCGGATACAAGGTCGTCTGGTATCGCACCGTCGCGACCTGTCTTTCCGCGGCAATCGCCGCACTTGCCGGCAGTCTGTTTGCCATCTGGCTGCGCTATGTCGGGCCGGA of Alphaproteobacteria bacterium contains these proteins:
- a CDS encoding Nif11-like leader peptide family RiPP precursor, producing MASISDRVGTWSLKRGGVQGLALSSKSLVEETDMTRSHGAQKNVLKFRQLVDSDPKLQHEVARHVGNGTWDSSAIVAIGRSMGFDFDVEDIVSGMDEDDELSDFELELVAAAAPTQCNDAGLN
- a CDS encoding ETC complex I subunit yields the protein MEVRIFKPAKTAMQSGRGKTRDWILEFEPADPGRPDALMGWVGSADTRKQVRLSFDTAEEAIAYAEKHGYAYTVEKPKDRRIKPKAYADNFSNGRKRPWTH
- a CDS encoding response regulator; this encodes MVDMLQKSKCRVLVVDDNAPVRMLLRELLRNEGVASISEAENGVEALAHLEARPFDIVFADLEMPTMGGMELMRTVREEKIIYNSQIPFVFVTAHANPDLVAMARSLGVAGYLVKPISSGQLRAKLDQALRIAQKLMDQDARPSKAADTWDLK
- a CDS encoding substrate-binding domain-containing protein — encoded protein: MKRTFMVGLAASISAMLATTALAEIRIAHVYGKTGALEAYAAQSHQGLMLGLEYATGGTMEINGEPIVVIEKDTQVKPDLGKAMLAEAFGDDDAHIAVGPVSSGVALAMLPVAEEYERILIVEPAVADSITGENWNRFIFRTGRNSSQDAIANAVALGGEGVTVATLAQDYAFGRDGVAAFKEALEATGATLAHEEYVPTDTTDFTAAAERIFQAMADIEGEKKLFIIWAGGGNPMGKLNAMDPSRFGIEIASGGNILAALTAYKELPGMEGATYYYYEIPKNPVNDWLVEQHLDRFGTPPDFFTAGGMAAGIAVVEAIRKAGGAEDTEALIAAMEGMEWDTPKGTMRFRKEDHQAMQTMYHFRTEIQDGKDYGVPVLVREIGMDEMDIPIRN
- a CDS encoding ABC transporter ATP-binding protein, whose translation is MTRTLLETDGLTVRFGGHVAVDAVTCSFHAGELTAIVGPNGAGKTTYFNLISGQIPASAGTVKLMGSDITRDGVSERCRKGLGRAFQLTNLFPNLTVLENVRLVIQARANKGFSLLSMADSHSKLTADAMAILERVRLDRLKGQTVRELSHGNQRKLEVALLIALDPMVYMFDEPTAGMSVDEAPVVLDLIAELKKDSDRTILLVEHKMDVIRSLADRIIVLHNGALAADGPPGEVMASDIVQEAYMGRDLEDV
- a CDS encoding ABC transporter ATP-binding protein; translation: MSEPVLTLTGVHTDIAQYHILNGVDLAVPRGGVTMLLGRNGVGKTTTLRTIIGHWQTKAGSITFDGTDITGQTVPARARAGIGFVPEDMGIFSDLTVEENMILAAVSGPLDPARRDWLFSVFPPLRTFWESPAGTLSGGQKQMLSIARAMAEERVLYLIDEPTKGLAPAIVSTMAGALRKLKAQGATILLVEQNFAVARALGDTAAVMDDGRIVWAGPMAQLAEDAALQERLMGLSMEAH
- a CDS encoding branched-chain amino acid ABC transporter permease; amino-acid sequence: MTTAPDHTPTFAAETLAERLARLAPYLLIPALVLIGFIAIGAPSSWLTLTVSGLAMGMMIFIMASGLTLVFGLMDVINFGHGAFISVGAFVGVSVLLAMGDWTGASSLLLNVSAVFLAVMAAMAVTGLMGWGFERIIVRPVYGAHLKQILVTVGGLVVIEQLIHVVWGPDEIYLTRPETLKGAFTFAGAAVEKYRLLAVVLGIALFLVMRLVLKRTKIGLIVRAGVENGEMVQALGYRLRMVFIGVFVAGSALAGLGGVMWGLYQEVITAGMGEEMMILVFIVVIIGGLGSVEGAFLGALLVGLLQNYVAFLEPKLALVSNIGLMTAILMWRPQGMLPIVKAK
- a CDS encoding branched-chain amino acid ABC transporter permease; translated protein: MISTLLSRDLPHSTILTVLLVTILVCLAAAPFLFPGVRSLETAARICIFIVLVASYDLLLGYGGIVSFAHTMFFGLGAYGVALASTHLGRGYDALLIGALLGALGAALLALLIGLFSLRVRAIFFAMITLAVASAVAVLVSQFSGITGGEDGLNYSIPRELTPAFRLGEVFGVKINGKLLNYYLIFFASLALFLILLRLVNSPFGRVLQAIRENDFRAEAIGYKVVWYRTVATCLSAAIAALAGSLFAIWLRYVGPDTTLSFTIMLDILLMVVIGGMGTMYGAVIGATIFVLAQNYLQNLMGAASDATAMIPLLPQLLDPDRWLLWLGVLFILSVYFFPSGIVGRLRAGR